From the genome of Colwellia psychrerythraea 34H, one region includes:
- a CDS encoding carbohydrate kinase family protein, with protein MKPVICFGEALIDFLNTGSQEDGCLTLNNYRQYPGGAPANAAVAVSRLGGKAFFAGQVGDDAFGDFLINALHTYQVDTQFVSKHPHAKTALAFVLLDEMGERSFSFHRHQTADLLFEKSQVDEIWFCESPIFHFCSNTLTEKDIADCTEYAVERALVHGAIISFDVNLRHNLWATGKVSISVVNKLVKQAHVLKFSSEELTYLAQGNIESYIQSCFDANCQLLIITDGENVLTYYTAAILDAISPPKVITVDTTAGGDAFIGALLFALSHFEQLTELLDDNELLKQIINFSASCGALTVTKAGAFPALPNFEQAVAFVKELGLKQTQLLDIFSRSR; from the coding sequence ATGAAACCCGTTATTTGTTTTGGTGAAGCCTTAATAGATTTTCTTAATACTGGCTCTCAAGAAGATGGATGTTTAACCTTAAATAATTACCGCCAATATCCAGGCGGAGCACCTGCAAATGCTGCTGTTGCTGTTTCAAGGTTAGGCGGGAAAGCGTTTTTTGCCGGTCAAGTTGGTGACGATGCATTTGGTGATTTTTTAATTAATGCACTGCACACGTATCAAGTGGATACTCAATTTGTCAGTAAGCATCCACATGCAAAAACAGCTTTAGCTTTTGTTTTATTGGATGAAATGGGGGAGAGAAGCTTTTCGTTTCACCGTCACCAAACTGCGGATCTATTATTTGAAAAGTCACAAGTAGATGAAATTTGGTTTTGTGAATCACCTATTTTTCATTTTTGCAGTAATACCTTAACGGAGAAGGATATCGCTGATTGTACAGAGTATGCGGTAGAGCGAGCGTTAGTGCATGGAGCAATTATTAGTTTTGATGTTAATCTTCGTCACAATTTATGGGCAACCGGAAAAGTGTCTATAAGTGTCGTTAATAAACTGGTTAAGCAAGCACATGTTTTAAAATTCTCTTCAGAAGAACTAACCTACTTGGCACAAGGAAATATTGAGAGTTATATACAAAGTTGTTTCGATGCAAATTGTCAATTATTGATAATAACTGATGGCGAAAATGTTCTCACTTACTATACTGCAGCCATTTTAGATGCTATTTCCCCTCCTAAAGTTATAACCGTAGATACAACAGCGGGTGGCGATGCTTTTATTGGCGCTTTGTTATTTGCTTTGAGTCATTTTGAACAACTGACTGAATTACTTGATGACAATGAATTGTTGAAGCAAATCATAAACTTTTCTGCGAGTTGTGGTGCACTTACCGTTACCAAAGCTGGGGCATTTCCAGCGTTGCCTAATTTTGAGCAAGCAGTTGCTTTTGTTAAAGAGCTAGGCTTGAAACAAACGCAATTATTAGATATTTTTTCCCGGAGCCGTTGA
- a CDS encoding sugar MFS transporter, with product MAGNIPTASVSHQTGADESYHFAFASMTTLFFIWGFITALNDILIPHLKAAFDLNYVQAMLVQFCFFGAYFIMSPIAGKIISKIGYLKGIITGLLTIAAGCSLFYPAAEIGVYWVFLAGLFVLASGITILQVSANPYVASLGKEKTAASRLNLAQAINSLGHTLGPIFGSALIFGAVAHTEVIDAKSVQLPYLLLAGATILVAIGFKFLHLPVIQSIAETPDDNASDGKSIWQQKPLLLGALGIFVYVGAEVSIGSFLVNYFTQKDIAGLTEKQAGDMVSYYWGAAMIGRFVGAYLTRIIKPSYVLACNSILSMTLLIVTMSSSGHFAMWAVISVGFFNSIMFPTIFTLAIRGLGPLTSKGSGLLCQAIVGGAILPLIQGYVADISSVQASFIVPACAYIYIFGYALYTAKYRANQKNEITTPVEANL from the coding sequence ATGGCGGGCAATATTCCAACAGCATCAGTAAGTCATCAAACAGGAGCCGATGAAAGTTATCATTTTGCTTTTGCTTCGATGACAACACTCTTTTTCATTTGGGGTTTTATTACCGCCTTAAATGATATTTTAATACCACACCTTAAGGCAGCATTTGACCTTAATTACGTGCAAGCAATGTTAGTACAGTTTTGCTTTTTTGGCGCCTATTTTATTATGTCGCCGATTGCGGGAAAAATAATCAGTAAAATTGGTTACTTAAAAGGCATTATTACGGGACTGTTAACTATCGCCGCAGGTTGTAGTTTGTTTTATCCTGCCGCAGAAATTGGTGTGTATTGGGTGTTTTTAGCGGGACTATTTGTACTTGCTTCAGGCATTACTATTTTACAAGTTTCTGCTAACCCTTATGTGGCATCACTAGGTAAAGAAAAAACGGCGGCCAGTCGTCTTAACTTAGCACAAGCGATTAATTCATTAGGTCATACCCTTGGGCCAATATTTGGTAGTGCGTTAATTTTTGGTGCGGTAGCCCATACAGAGGTGATTGATGCAAAAAGCGTACAATTACCTTATTTATTACTGGCTGGAGCAACAATATTAGTTGCGATAGGTTTTAAGTTTTTACATTTACCCGTGATACAGTCTATTGCCGAAACGCCTGACGATAACGCGAGTGACGGTAAATCAATTTGGCAACAAAAACCACTGCTTTTAGGTGCGCTTGGTATCTTTGTATATGTTGGCGCTGAAGTATCTATTGGCAGTTTTTTAGTCAATTATTTTACCCAAAAAGATATTGCTGGTCTCACAGAAAAACAAGCCGGTGATATGGTTTCATATTATTGGGGCGCTGCAATGATTGGCCGTTTTGTTGGTGCTTACTTAACGCGTATTATCAAGCCAAGTTATGTACTTGCCTGTAACTCCATTCTTTCTATGACATTGCTTATTGTCACTATGTCGAGTAGTGGTCACTTCGCCATGTGGGCCGTGATTTCGGTTGGTTTCTTCAATTCTATTATGTTCCCAACTATTTTTACCTTAGCCATTCGTGGCTTAGGACCGTTAACGTCTAAAGGTTCAGGTTTGTTATGCCAAGCCATTGTTGGTGGAGCTATTCTACCGTTAATTCAAGGATATGTTGCAGACATTAGCTCAGTTCAAGCAAGTTTTATTGTGCCTGCATGCGCTTATATCTATATCTTTGGCTATGCACTTTACACGGCAAAGTATCGTGCAAATCAAAAAAATGAAATCACCACTCCAGTAGAGGCTAATCTATGA
- a CDS encoding GH92 family glycosyl hydrolase — protein sequence MHTFKVTATCLLTLGLSISGCNSQNNNADNENKTSSAPEEWVSNPVDYVNPFIGTEGVYNHRQAANVVPGAVVPHGMFNFGPEHAYTKDLLKESERMTKQVLGEKGRIPVGPGGYNYGASRIKGFSFTRLSGTGCLGASGDIPVLPFTSAIKHSPDTDMLDAYYSAGFTHQNETATPGYYQVKMDNGVDVELSATTRTGIARFTFDNPEQAKLLFRSSYSQLGSGDAYTKIDQEKGEITGHVTSGNFCGYLGEFNRRDYYTLHFVAKLDVPISGTGGWQDDTVTKNSDSAKGGMGYGEKGIPKLGKGSGAWVDLDLSQQKTVTMTVGISYVSLANARENLAKEQTETLVNSSQTKEKYFEEVRKEAYQTWNKTLEKVKVVSTNKDKLTTFYTALFHSQFHPNVFSDVNGEYLGFDQKVHKINNKQKAQYANFSGWDVYRSQLQLVTLLDATRGSDIAQSLYNQAQQYNGVWDRWTHNSGATGVMSGDPSTIAIANFAAFGATGFDIKGAYQSLLKAANEPTSFDLSDEGCPVFCRGQHPSLDQWQSINYISDQSNSWEGASETLEQASADFALSQLASKLGDNASSQALLTRSGYWKNLFNPQATKEAGYIQGRNKDGTWKADFDANSEHLFVEGSPAQYLWMIPFDGNGLKEMVGGDKVMANRLDNHFHKPDGSWVLFRDSATYSDVSNQPSIASPWMYLFTGQAYKTQDTVRATIDLLWNNTTKGIPGQDDLGQMSSWYVFSALGIYPLLPGRADMVLASPIFSKTKIGNLTINAPNTSSENRYITSLKVNNIDSSKSWIDDSYISAPVKLDFELSSVPNTQWGAKTADRPLSFSTDNSAVGDK from the coding sequence ATGCACACTTTTAAAGTTACAGCGACGTGTTTACTAACACTTGGCTTATCAATCTCAGGCTGTAATAGCCAAAACAACAATGCTGACAATGAAAATAAAACCAGCTCAGCGCCAGAAGAGTGGGTTAGTAACCCTGTTGATTACGTTAATCCTTTTATTGGCACTGAAGGGGTATATAACCACCGTCAAGCCGCTAATGTTGTGCCTGGCGCTGTGGTGCCTCATGGTATGTTTAACTTTGGCCCTGAGCATGCTTATACCAAAGATTTACTCAAAGAAAGCGAGCGCATGACCAAGCAAGTGCTCGGCGAAAAAGGTCGAATTCCTGTGGGGCCAGGAGGTTACAATTATGGCGCAAGTCGAATTAAAGGATTCTCATTTACGCGCTTATCGGGTACCGGCTGTTTAGGTGCCTCGGGTGATATTCCTGTATTACCTTTTACTTCTGCTATCAAACATTCGCCAGATACCGATATGCTAGATGCTTATTACAGTGCAGGCTTTACTCACCAAAACGAAACAGCAACACCAGGTTATTATCAGGTAAAAATGGATAATGGCGTTGATGTTGAATTAAGCGCAACAACCCGAACGGGCATTGCACGTTTTACCTTTGATAATCCAGAACAGGCAAAATTACTGTTTAGAAGCTCATATTCTCAATTAGGCAGCGGTGATGCCTATACCAAAATTGATCAAGAAAAAGGCGAAATAACAGGTCACGTTACTAGCGGTAATTTTTGTGGTTATTTAGGCGAATTCAACCGTCGCGATTATTACACTTTACATTTTGTCGCCAAATTAGACGTGCCAATTTCAGGCACCGGTGGTTGGCAAGACGACACAGTTACTAAAAATAGTGACAGTGCTAAAGGTGGCATGGGATATGGTGAAAAAGGTATTCCTAAATTAGGTAAAGGCTCTGGTGCTTGGGTTGATTTAGATCTCTCACAGCAAAAAACAGTAACCATGACAGTCGGTATTTCTTATGTCAGCTTAGCCAACGCACGTGAAAATTTAGCTAAAGAGCAAACAGAAACCTTAGTTAACAGCTCACAAACTAAAGAAAAATATTTTGAAGAAGTAAGAAAAGAAGCTTACCAAACGTGGAATAAAACTTTGGAGAAAGTTAAAGTTGTTTCTACTAATAAAGATAAGTTAACCACGTTTTATACCGCGCTATTTCATTCACAATTCCACCCTAATGTATTTAGTGATGTTAACGGCGAATATTTAGGTTTTGATCAAAAAGTTCATAAAATTAATAATAAACAAAAGGCGCAATACGCAAATTTTTCTGGTTGGGATGTTTATCGATCGCAATTGCAACTGGTAACGTTGCTTGATGCTACCCGTGGTAGTGATATTGCTCAATCGTTATATAACCAAGCTCAACAATATAATGGTGTTTGGGACCGTTGGACCCATAACTCTGGTGCTACAGGTGTAATGAGTGGTGATCCATCTACCATTGCTATCGCTAACTTTGCTGCCTTTGGTGCAACCGGTTTTGATATCAAAGGCGCATACCAGTCTTTACTCAAAGCGGCTAATGAACCAACATCATTTGATTTAAGTGATGAAGGTTGTCCTGTATTTTGTCGAGGACAACATCCATCACTCGATCAATGGCAATCCATTAATTATATTTCGGATCAATCAAATAGCTGGGAAGGTGCATCAGAAACACTTGAACAAGCGTCTGCTGACTTTGCCTTATCGCAATTAGCCAGCAAGCTAGGCGATAACGCATCATCACAAGCACTATTAACACGCTCAGGCTACTGGAAAAACCTGTTCAACCCACAGGCAACTAAAGAAGCAGGTTATATTCAAGGACGTAATAAAGACGGTACTTGGAAAGCTGATTTTGATGCAAACAGTGAACATCTATTTGTTGAAGGTAGCCCTGCACAGTATTTATGGATGATACCTTTTGATGGTAATGGCCTGAAAGAGATGGTCGGCGGTGATAAAGTGATGGCAAACCGCCTTGATAACCATTTTCATAAACCTGATGGTAGCTGGGTTTTATTTAGAGATAGCGCCACCTATTCTGACGTGTCTAACCAGCCATCAATTGCATCACCTTGGATGTACTTATTCACCGGACAAGCATATAAAACTCAAGACACTGTGCGGGCAACCATTGACTTATTATGGAATAACACCACTAAAGGCATCCCTGGCCAAGATGATTTAGGTCAAATGTCTTCTTGGTATGTTTTTTCAGCGTTAGGCATATACCCATTATTACCAGGTCGTGCTGACATGGTGCTAGCAAGTCCTATTTTCTCAAAAACAAAAATAGGAAATTTAACAATTAATGCGCCAAATACGTCAAGTGAAAACCGTTATATTACAAGTTTAAAAGTAAATAATATTGATAGCAGCAAGAGCTGGATTGACGATAGCTATATTTCAGCTCCCGTTAAACTAGACTTTGAGCTTTCATCTGTGCCAAACACCCAATGGGGGGCTAAGACTGCTGATAGACCTCTATCATTTTCAACGGATAATTCGGCAGTAGGAGATAAATAA
- a CDS encoding GH92 family glycosyl hydrolase, producing MKYLSNDMSTLKKTSRDWALNTVAVISLLTAMPMLTHAEESSAIQVNDVTQWVDPFIGTGGDGHTFPGAVVPFGMVQLSPDTAAVSRGSDPQSEIYKHSAGYHYDDKTITGFSHTHFSGTGHSDLGDLLIMPMTGKAHVEAGSETDPDSGYRSRFNHNAEKASPGYYSVELSDYKIKAELTTTARTGMHRYTFKENEQAHVLLDLTASIYNFKNKVIWSDVRVIDNQTLLAYRSTNGWAKQRDMYFAIKFSRPFDSIELINQDNSRYRCNGCLTKKGSKPSTIVNSAIQYTAGKAIKVLTHFKDANTEPLMVKVGLSAVSRKNALENLITENPGWDFDDVKLQAKKQWQEQLSVVQAKGKKSEKRQLYTALYHALQAPSIYQDVNGQYRGVDGEIHQADGFENYTLFSLWDTYRALHPLLTYIAPDKVPNMINSMLAHYQQSYDNMLPIWSFQAHETWTMIGYHAVSVIADAYLKGIRDFDSELALKAMTDTANNPKYDAIPEYIKRGYVPMDKLSESVSITLEYAYNDYTIARMAEAMGKKYIAKTFYQRAQSYKNLFDPSVGFMRGKNSEGVWNPDFDAEDAKLMGPFTEGNSFQYTFYVPHDVNTLIDLIGGDKAFEERLDLLFNKELSHEKIKEHEDIAGLIGQYAHGNEPSHHIAYLYNYAGKPWRTQERIRQIMDTLSSDQPDGLAGNDDVGQMSAWYVFSAMGFYPVAPGDLSYAIGAPQLPEISLNLANGKTFTVKANKLSKKNKFIKSARLNGKPLNRSFITHDDIINGGTLTFVMSNIPNKHWGIETKNRPTSMSTH from the coding sequence ATGAAATACTTATCCAACGACATGAGTACATTAAAAAAAACTTCTCGTGATTGGGCATTAAATACAGTTGCTGTTATTAGCCTATTGACGGCAATGCCAATGTTAACCCATGCAGAAGAAAGTTCAGCCATTCAAGTTAACGATGTAACCCAATGGGTAGACCCTTTTATTGGTACTGGAGGAGATGGACACACATTTCCCGGCGCTGTTGTTCCTTTTGGCATGGTGCAATTAAGCCCTGATACTGCCGCAGTAAGTCGAGGTAGTGACCCACAAAGTGAAATATACAAGCACAGTGCAGGTTATCATTATGATGATAAAACTATCACGGGCTTTTCTCATACTCATTTTAGTGGCACCGGTCATTCTGATTTGGGTGATTTACTTATTATGCCAATGACAGGAAAAGCTCATGTGGAGGCGGGTAGTGAGACTGACCCAGATTCAGGTTACCGCTCTCGCTTTAATCATAATGCAGAAAAGGCTTCGCCAGGTTACTACTCCGTTGAATTAAGTGATTATAAAATTAAAGCTGAATTAACCACGACAGCTCGAACGGGCATGCACCGCTATACCTTTAAAGAAAATGAGCAAGCACATGTCCTACTTGATTTAACGGCTTCTATCTATAACTTTAAAAATAAGGTTATCTGGAGTGATGTGCGAGTTATTGATAATCAAACCCTATTGGCATACCGTTCTACCAATGGCTGGGCAAAACAAAGAGATATGTATTTTGCGATCAAGTTCTCTCGCCCATTTGACAGTATTGAATTAATTAACCAAGACAATTCACGTTATCGCTGTAATGGCTGCCTGACAAAAAAAGGCAGTAAACCTTCGACTATTGTTAACTCTGCTATTCAATATACTGCTGGTAAAGCAATTAAAGTGCTAACACATTTTAAAGATGCTAATACAGAGCCATTAATGGTTAAAGTCGGTTTGTCAGCCGTTAGCCGTAAAAATGCACTGGAAAATTTAATCACTGAAAACCCTGGCTGGGATTTTGATGACGTTAAACTTCAAGCGAAAAAGCAGTGGCAAGAACAATTATCTGTTGTGCAAGCAAAAGGTAAAAAATCTGAAAAACGCCAGTTATATACCGCGCTTTATCATGCTTTACAGGCACCTTCTATTTATCAAGATGTTAATGGTCAATATCGCGGTGTTGATGGTGAAATCCATCAAGCAGACGGTTTTGAAAATTACACCTTGTTTTCTTTATGGGATACCTATCGCGCACTACACCCACTACTAACTTACATTGCACCTGATAAAGTCCCTAACATGATTAACTCAATGTTGGCGCATTATCAACAGAGCTATGACAATATGTTACCTATTTGGTCTTTTCAGGCTCACGAAACCTGGACTATGATTGGTTATCACGCTGTATCAGTAATCGCTGATGCCTACTTAAAAGGCATTCGAGACTTTGATAGTGAACTTGCCTTAAAAGCAATGACAGATACCGCTAATAATCCTAAATATGATGCTATTCCAGAATACATTAAACGTGGCTATGTTCCTATGGACAAGCTTAGCGAATCAGTATCTATTACCTTAGAATACGCTTACAACGACTACACGATCGCACGTATGGCAGAAGCAATGGGCAAAAAATATATTGCAAAAACCTTTTACCAACGCGCACAATCTTATAAAAACCTATTCGATCCTAGTGTTGGCTTTATGCGAGGAAAGAACAGTGAAGGCGTATGGAACCCTGATTTTGATGCAGAAGACGCTAAGTTAATGGGGCCCTTTACCGAAGGTAATAGCTTCCAATATACTTTTTACGTACCTCATGACGTAAACACGTTAATCGATTTGATTGGTGGAGACAAAGCCTTTGAAGAGCGTTTGGATTTATTATTTAATAAAGAATTAAGTCATGAAAAAATTAAAGAGCATGAAGATATTGCGGGCTTAATTGGACAATACGCACACGGTAATGAGCCAAGCCATCATATTGCTTACCTTTATAATTACGCAGGTAAACCTTGGCGTACACAAGAACGTATTCGTCAAATAATGGATACCTTATCATCTGATCAGCCCGATGGTCTTGCGGGTAATGATGATGTTGGACAAATGTCAGCATGGTATGTGTTTTCAGCCATGGGTTTCTACCCAGTAGCCCCAGGTGATTTAAGTTACGCCATAGGCGCGCCGCAATTACCCGAAATATCGTTGAATCTTGCTAATGGTAAAACGTTCACCGTAAAAGCCAATAAGCTTTCAAAGAAAAATAAGTTTATTAAAAGCGCACGATTAAATGGAAAACCGTTAAACCGTAGTTTTATTACTCATGATGACATCATTAACGGCGGCACCTTAACATTTGTAATGTCAAACATACCAAATAAACATTGGGGAATTGAGACTAAAAATCGCCCAACCTCAATGAGCACTCATTAA
- a CDS encoding LacI family DNA-binding transcriptional regulator: MSRSEKPKSVTVIDVAEKAGVSKSTVSLVLTGSSKVSSKAKQKVEKAIDELGYVYNRDAASLRSRKSNLIAIVINDLKNPYSAQLAVGLEQQIRQMGLFSMLVNSAENVDTQTSLVRNLKEYNVAAFIICPAPNTSADWVNSLVEQGFPVVHIMREIAGAKVATVLPDNFTGTKLATQHLIMKGYKKIAFIGGNESISDYHQRLSGYIEAMTLAKVPFSKKLCVQSNTTRNGGRSAMKEVLTLTSDIEAVVCFSDVIAYGAIEQIRASGRQPGKDIAIVGFDDLEDSRLMSPALTTIHVDANQIAIAVCQILTNINNGNRNKILVGVDLIERDSS, from the coding sequence ATGAGTCGTAGCGAAAAGCCAAAAAGTGTCACTGTTATTGATGTAGCTGAAAAAGCAGGGGTATCAAAGTCCACCGTTTCATTAGTATTAACCGGGAGTAGCAAGGTAAGTAGTAAAGCTAAACAAAAGGTAGAAAAAGCGATAGATGAATTAGGTTACGTTTATAATAGGGATGCGGCTTCACTACGGAGTAGAAAGTCTAATCTTATTGCTATTGTAATTAACGACTTAAAGAACCCATACTCTGCTCAACTGGCCGTTGGATTAGAGCAACAAATTCGTCAGATGGGCTTATTTTCCATGTTAGTAAACAGTGCTGAAAATGTAGATACCCAAACATCTTTAGTACGTAATCTAAAAGAATATAATGTGGCTGCTTTTATTATTTGTCCAGCACCTAATACCTCTGCTGATTGGGTTAACTCTCTTGTTGAACAAGGCTTTCCTGTTGTACATATAATGCGAGAAATTGCAGGTGCAAAAGTAGCAACTGTACTTCCTGATAATTTCACTGGTACAAAGTTGGCAACCCAGCACTTGATAATGAAGGGGTATAAAAAGATTGCTTTTATTGGTGGAAACGAAAGTATTTCAGATTACCATCAACGTTTATCGGGTTATATCGAGGCTATGACTCTGGCTAAAGTACCTTTTTCTAAGAAGCTTTGCGTTCAATCTAATACGACTCGTAATGGTGGTCGTAGTGCTATGAAAGAAGTATTGACTCTTACCTCAGATATTGAAGCGGTTGTTTGCTTTAGTGATGTCATTGCTTATGGCGCAATAGAACAAATTCGAGCATCAGGAAGACAGCCAGGAAAAGACATCGCGATTGTTGGTTTCGATGATTTAGAAGACTCTCGCTTAATGTCACCTGCATTAACCACTATCCATGTTGATGCCAATCAAATTGCAATTGCTGTTTGCCAAATACTAACGAATATTAATAATGGTAATCGAAACAAAATATTGGTTGGCGTTGACTTAATCGAACGAGATTCAAGTTAA